A region of Epinephelus fuscoguttatus linkage group LG1, E.fuscoguttatus.final_Chr_v1 DNA encodes the following proteins:
- the atad3 gene encoding ATPase family AAA domain containing 3 encodes MSWLFGLNKGQPEAPPGLPVQPPPPPPPPAGGSSGGGGDKPKDKWSNFDPTGLERAAQAAKELDKSRHAKEALELARMQEQTTQMEHQSKMKEYEAAVEQLKGDQIRIQGEERRKTVNEETKQHQARAQYQDKLARQRYEDQLRQQQALNEENLRKQEESVQKQEAMRKATIEHEMELRHKNELLRIEAETKARARVERENADIIREQIRLKAAEHRQTVLESIKTAGAVFGEGFRAFVSDWDKVTATVAGLTLLAVGVYSARNATAVAGRYIEARLGKPSLVRETSRFTVAEAIKHPVKTTKRLRSKPQDALEGVVLSPSLEERVRDIAIATRNTRQNNGLYRNILMYGPPGTGKTLFAKKLAMHSGMDYAIMTGGDVAPMGRDGVTAMHKVFDWAGTSRRGLLLFVDEADAFLRKRATEKISEDLRATLNAFLYRTGEQSNKFMLVLASNQPEQFDWAINDRIDEIVNFALPGPEERERLVRLYFDKYVLEPATGGRQRMKLAQFDYGKKCSEIAKRTEGMSGREISKLGVAWQAAAYSSEDGVLTEAMIDARVDDAVRQHLQKMDWLHGDEESQAKTLTPPTAGAIASGGKMGFTLPHSAAPEAQEVIAPVLEMNTKQEGESIPPPSDIDQSAEGKSATPAAQDSEDAVKTEAAMTAESLDQPAASTDGEGKTEKEDKTGSSPPKDGTPV; translated from the exons ATGTCGTGGCTGTTCGGCCTGAACAAGGGGCAGCCTGAGGCGCCACCCGGTCTCCCGGTtcagccaccaccaccgccacctcCGCCGGCCGGAGGCTCCAGCGGCGGCGGTGGAGATAAACCCAAGGACAAATGGAGCAACTTCGATCCCACCGGGCTGGAGCGGGCTGCTCAGGCGGCCAAGGAGCTCGACAAGTCCC GACATGCCAAAGAAGCTCTGGAACTGGCTCGAATGCAGGAGCAGACCACTCAGATGGAGCATCAGAGCAAAATGAAG GAGTATGAAGCAGCAGTCGAGCAGCTCAAAGGTGACCAGATCCGAATccagggagaggagagaaggaaaacTGTTAATGAGGAGACCAAGCAGCATCAAGCG AGAGCTCAGTATCAAGATAAGCTGGCCAGGCAGCGATATGAGGACCAACTAAGACAACAG CAAGCCCTGAACGAGGAGAACCTTCGCAAACAGGAGGAGTCTGTCCAGAAACAGGAGGCCATGAGGAAAG CGACGATAGAACACGAGATGGAGCTGAGGCACAAGAATGAGCTCCTGCGTATAGAGGCGGAGACTAAAGCACGAGCCCGCGTGGAGCGAGAGAACGCCGATATCATCCGCGAGCAAATCCGCCTGAAGGCTGCAGAACACAGACAGACTGTCTTGGAGTCTATAAA GACTGCGGGTGCTGTGTTTGGAGAAGGATTCAGGGCCTTTGTGTCGGACTGGGACAAAGTCACAGCCACG GTGGCAGGACTGACCCTTTTAGCCGTGGGAGTTTACTCTGCCCGAAACGCAACAGCGGTGGCAGGACGTTACATCGAGGCCAGGCTCGGTAAGCCGTCACTGGTGAGGGAAACGTCCCGATTCACCGTGGCAGAGGCAATCAAGCATCCAGTCAAG ACGACCAAGCGGCTGAGGAGCAAACCTCAGGACGCCCTCGAGGGAGTCGTGCTCAGT CCTTCCCTGGAAGAGCGTGTTCGTGACATCGCCATAGCAACAAGAAACACGAGACAGAACAACGGCCTGTACAGGAACATCCTCATGTATGGCCCTCCAGGCACGGGCAAAACTCTCTTTGCTAAG AAGCTtgcaatgcattctgggatGGACTACGCAATTATGACTGGTGGTGATGTGGCACCCATGGGCCGTGACGGTGTGACAGCCATGCACAAAGTGTTTGACTGGGCTGGTACAAGTCGGCGCGG GCTTCTGCTTTTTGTTGATGAAGCTGATGCATTCCTTCGCAAGAGAGCCACT GAGAAGATCAGTGAGGACCTCAGAGCCACTTTGAATGCATTTTTGTATCGCACTGGAGAGCAGAGCAACAA GTTCATGCTGGTGTTGGCCAGTAACCAGCCAGAGCAGTTCGACTGGGCCATCAACGACCGTATAGATGAAATAGTGAATTTTGCTCTGCCGGGTCCCGAGGAGCGGGAGAGGCTGGTGCGGTTGTACTTTGACAAATATGTGCTGGAGCCCGCCACAGGAGGGAGGCA GAGGATGAAGCTGGCACAGTTTGACTACGGTAAAAAGTGCTCAGAGATAGCGAAGCGGACAGAGGGCATGTCAGGAAGAGAGATCTCTAAGCTGGGTGTGGCCTGGCAG GCGGCAGCATATTCCTCTGAAGATGGCGTCCTGACAGAGGCCATGATTGACGCCCGAGTTGACGACGCTGTCAGGCAGCACCTTCAGAAGATGGACTGGCTGCATGGAGACGAGGAGTCTCAGGCCAAGACCCTTACACCTCCCACAGCTGGAGCGATAGCCAGCGGAGGCAAAATGGGCTTCACTCTGCCGCACAGTGCGGCACCCGAGGCTCAGGAGGTGATCGCCCCAGTTCTCGAGATGAATACAAAACAAGAAGGTGAAAGTATACCACCTCCTTCAGATATCGACCAATCTGCAGAAGGCAAAAGTGCCACCCCAGCTGCACAGGACAGTGAAGATGCCGTCAAAACAGAAGCTGCGATGACAGCGGAGAGTTTAGACCAGCCTGCTGCCTCCACTGATGGTGAGGGCAAGACAGAGAAGGAAGATAAAACTGGATCATCTCCTCCGAAAGACGGAACTCCAGTTTGA